In one window of Pedosphaera parvula Ellin514 DNA:
- a CDS encoding DHA2 family efflux MFS transporter permease subunit, giving the protein MNGVETMDSRPKAKQFAQPLPVDPDHVPLRSWIAVIGSMLGAFMAVLDIQITNASLSDIVGGLGSSLEEGSWISTSYLVAEIIVIPLTGWLALVFSTRRYLMANSALFLFFSMCCAWAWDLPSMIIFRALQGITGGVLIPMAFNIILTKLPASKRPMGFAMFGITATFAPAIGPTIGGWLTDTYHWTAIFYMNIVPGLVLLAAIWYGVESQPMKLSMLRKGDWWGILFMALGLGSLIIVLEEGNRKDWFGSPFITRFAVIGTVSLIIFLVIEFLRKEPVINLRLLARRNFGLGSVVNVALGLGLYGASFILPVYLAQIQGYNAMQIGETIMWAGLPQLFIMPLVPLLMKKFDIRTLISAGIVMFAASCFMNAFMTHDTAVDQLKWSQMLRALGSPLIMVPLTELATGMIEKEQAGSASGLFNMMRNLGGSLGIAILSTMLTRREQFHSVRLGESVSAFDLATQQRLDQLTSAFINHGSDPTTAANQALGALNNVVHREASIMGFNDCFYIIGVALLLTLGAVWFSRKVKVSGQAMAH; this is encoded by the coding sequence ATGAATGGAGTCGAGACCATGGACAGCAGACCGAAGGCGAAGCAGTTCGCCCAACCGCTGCCGGTTGATCCGGACCACGTGCCACTCAGGTCCTGGATTGCGGTGATTGGTTCCATGCTTGGCGCATTCATGGCGGTCCTGGATATTCAAATTACCAATGCCTCGCTTTCCGACATCGTCGGTGGCCTTGGTTCTTCATTGGAAGAAGGCTCCTGGATTTCCACGTCGTATCTTGTCGCGGAGATCATTGTCATCCCACTGACAGGGTGGCTCGCTTTGGTTTTCTCCACCCGCAGATATTTAATGGCAAACTCGGCGCTGTTCCTTTTCTTCTCCATGTGTTGTGCCTGGGCATGGGATTTGCCAAGCATGATTATATTCCGTGCCTTGCAGGGCATTACCGGCGGTGTGTTGATTCCCATGGCGTTTAATATCATTCTCACCAAGCTGCCCGCGTCCAAACGACCAATGGGTTTTGCGATGTTTGGCATCACGGCGACGTTTGCCCCGGCAATCGGGCCGACGATTGGAGGCTGGCTCACAGACACATATCATTGGACTGCCATCTTCTACATGAACATAGTGCCGGGACTCGTCCTGCTCGCGGCGATTTGGTATGGTGTGGAGAGTCAACCGATGAAACTCAGCATGCTCAGGAAGGGCGATTGGTGGGGAATTCTGTTCATGGCGCTTGGGTTGGGCAGCCTGATCATTGTGTTGGAGGAGGGAAATCGTAAGGACTGGTTTGGTTCACCATTTATCACCCGCTTTGCTGTCATTGGAACTGTGTCGCTGATCATATTCCTTGTCATTGAGTTCCTACGCAAAGAACCGGTAATCAATCTGCGCTTGTTGGCCCGCAGAAATTTTGGCCTTGGCTCGGTAGTCAATGTGGCGCTCGGATTGGGCCTCTACGGAGCTTCCTTCATCCTGCCGGTCTATCTCGCACAAATTCAGGGCTACAACGCAATGCAGATTGGCGAAACCATCATGTGGGCGGGCCTACCGCAATTGTTTATCATGCCTTTGGTTCCGCTGCTCATGAAGAAATTTGATATTCGCACCCTGATCAGCGCAGGTATTGTCATGTTTGCCGCGAGTTGCTTCATGAACGCCTTCATGACTCACGATACGGCGGTCGACCAGTTGAAGTGGTCACAAATGCTCCGCGCGTTGGGCTCTCCCTTGATCATGGTTCCTCTCACCGAACTCGCAACCGGCATGATCGAGAAGGAACAGGCTGGTTCCGCCTCCGGTCTGTTTAATATGATGCGCAACCTTGGCGGATCGCTGGGAATTGCCATTCTTTCCACGATGCTGACCCGCCGCGAACAGTTTCATTCCGTGCGGCTCGGTGAATCAGTGAGTGCATTTGATTTGGCCACTCAACAGAGATTGGATCAACTCACATCGGCATTCATCAATCATGGTTCAGATCCAACCACGGCAGCCAACCAGGCACTTGGCGCCCTGAACAATGTGGTGCATCGTGAAGCGTCCATCATGGGATTCAATGATTGCTTCTACATCATTGGCGTGGCCCTGCTGCTGACTCTGGGAGCAGTTTGGTTTAGCCGGAAGGTAAAGGTTTCAGGCCAGGCTATGGCCCATTAA